DNA from Desulfobacterales bacterium:
GGGTTGGGGGTCTAGGGGTCAGGGGTCAGGGGTCAGGGGTCAGGGGTCAGGGGTCAGGGGTCAGGGAATATTATATTCCGGACCACGATCATCGCTCCATGTTTTTTCTGTTCTCATTGCTCGTTGCTCATTATCTCGGCACTGACTCCACCGCCCACTGTCCTCAGTCCTCAGTCCTCAGTCCTCTGTCTGTCTTCCGTCTTCCGTCTTCTGTCCTCTGACACCGGAAGACCCGCGGCAGCCCGGCATAGTCCCGGACCACGTCCAGGTCTTCGAACCCGGGCAGGGACTGAAAACAGTTGCGTACCATCTCTTCCTGGTCCGCGCCGATCTCCATGAAGAACCATCCTCCCGGCCGGAGCAGCCCCGCCAGTTCCCCGGCGATCCGCTCAATGCAGTCCATCCCTTTTGTACCGCCGTTCAGGGCCAGGAGGGGTTCATGACCCACCACCTCGCGTTGCAGGCCGCCGGGCTGATCCGCCATCCCGGGATCAAGGAGCCGGCTCTCCACATAGGGCGGGTTGGCAACTATTAACTCAAACCGAGGCCGCGCGGCCAGGCCGCTTCCCCAGGAGGAGGCAAGCAAACGAACTCGATCAGCAACCCGGTGTTGTTGCGCATTATGGGCGGCAATTGCCAGGGCGGCCGGCGACCGATCCACTCCATAGACCATGGCCCGGGGAAATTCCCGGGCCAGAACCACTGCCAGGATGCCGCTGCCAGTGCCCAGATCCAGAATCGGGCCACTGAATTCCGGCTGCTCCCGATACTCGGCCAGCACCTGTTCCACCAGCAGTTCGGTTTCCGGTCTGGGGATCAGCACCGCCGGGCTGACCGTAAAGGCCAGGGACCAGAACTCCCACTCCCCGAGGATATAGGCCAGGGGCTCGCGGCCGAGCCGCCGGGCCAGAAACTGCTCGATAACGGCCCGGGCCGCCGGCGCCACCGCGGAATCCGCGGCCAGGAGAAGCCGGGTCCGGCTCATCCCCAGCACATGGCCCATCAACAACGCGGCCTCAAGGTCCGGATCCGGGATCATCGCCCGGCGTAACCGTCCGATCAGGTCATGATGGAGTTCACCAACTCTCACGGGGATTCTCCGGGCAGATACCGGGCCGGTTACGAAAAAGGTTTACTGGACGGTCTTCAGGGCCTCGGCCTGGCTGTGGACAATCAAGGGATTGATCACCTGGTCCAGGCGGCCGAGCAGGATATCGTCCAGCTTGTAGAGGGTCAGATTGATCCGATGGTCGGTGACCCTGCTCTGCGGATAATTGTAAGTCCTGATCCGCTCACTCCGGTCACCGGTTCCGACCTGGCTCTTGCGATCCTCCGAGATCTTATCGTGCCGCTCCTGCTCCATCCGGTCAAGCAACCGGGCCCGCAGGACCTTGAGGGCCCTGGCCTTGTTCTTGTGCTGGGATTTCTCGTCCTGGCAGGAGACCACCAGGCCGCTGGGCAGGTGGGTGATCCTGATCGCCGACTCGGTCTTGTTGACGTGCTGGCCGCCGGCGCCGCTGGCCCGGAAGGTATCGATCCGCAGGTCACCGGGGTCGATGTTCAGGTCCACCTCCGCGACCTCCGGGATAACCGCCACGGTCACCGCCGAGGTGTGGACCCGGCCCTGGGTTTCGGTCTCCGGCACCCGCTGAACACGGTGTACTCCCCGCTCATATTTCAACTTGCTGTAGACCTTGTCGCCGCTGATCAAGGCGATGATTTCCTTAAAGCCGCCGATGCCCAGGGGACTGCTGCTCATTACCTCCACCCGCCATCCCTGGAGATCGGCGAATCGTGAATACATCCGGAAGAGATCGCCGACAAACAGGGCCGCCTCGTCGCCGCCGGTGCCGGCCCTGATCTCAAGAAAGATGTTCTTGTCATCATTGGGATCCCGGGGCAGCAGAAACTGCTTGATCGCCTGCTCCAGTTCAGCCGCCTGATCGCTCAGATCGACGATTTCGCTCCGGGCCATCTCCAG
Protein-coding regions in this window:
- the prmC gene encoding peptide chain release factor N(5)-glutamine methyltransferase codes for the protein MRVGELHHDLIGRLRRAMIPDPDLEAALLMGHVLGMSRTRLLLAADSAVAPAARAVIEQFLARRLGREPLAYILGEWEFWSLAFTVSPAVLIPRPETELLVEQVLAEYREQPEFSGPILDLGTGSGILAVVLAREFPRAMVYGVDRSPAALAIAAHNAQQHRVADRVRLLASSWGSGLAARPRFELIVANPPYVESRLLDPGMADQPGGLQREVVGHEPLLALNGGTKGMDCIERIAGELAGLLRPGGWFFMEIGADQEEMVRNCFQSLPGFEDLDVVRDYAGLPRVFRCQRTEDGRRKTDRGLRTED
- the prfA gene encoding peptide chain release factor 1 encodes the protein MFEKFADLGDKLAALEGKLSQPELMANQAEYRRIAREHSHISKLHDLYSRYERVRTQLDESLTILREEDDGELLEMARSEIVDLSDQAAELEQAIKQFLLPRDPNDDKNIFLEIRAGTGGDEAALFVGDLFRMYSRFADLQGWRVEVMSSSPLGIGGFKEIIALISGDKVYSKLKYERGVHRVQRVPETETQGRVHTSAVTVAVIPEVAEVDLNIDPGDLRIDTFRASGAGGQHVNKTESAIRITHLPSGLVVSCQDEKSQHKNKARALKVLRARLLDRMEQERHDKISEDRKSQVGTGDRSERIRTYNYPQSRVTDHRINLTLYKLDDILLGRLDQVINPLIVHSQAEALKTVQ